One genomic region from Ammospiza caudacuta isolate bAmmCau1 unplaced genomic scaffold, bAmmCau1.pri scaffold_39, whole genome shotgun sequence encodes:
- the LOC131571847 gene encoding olfactory receptor 14A16-like, with protein MSNSSSIRHFLLLALADTRQLQLLHFCLLLGISLAALLANGLIISTVACGHHLHTPMLFFLLNLALSDLGSICTTVPKAMHNSLWDTRDISYKGCAVQLFLFVFFIGAELSLLTVMCYDRYVSICKPLHYGTLLGSRACAHMAAAAWASAFLNALLHTANTFSLPLCHGNALGQFFCEIPQILKLSCSHSNFRELALLVVTVFLVFGCFVFIVFSYVQIFRAVLRIPSEQGRHKAFSTCLPHLAVLSLFLSTGIFSYLKPPSMSSPSLDLTLSVLYSVVTPALNPLIYSLRNQELKAAVWRLMVGCIQKD; from the coding sequence atgtccaacagcagctccatcaggcacttcctcctgctggcattggcagacacacggcagctgcagctcctgcacttctgcctcttgctgggcatctccctggctgccctcctggccaacggcctcatcatcagcaccgtagcctgcggccaccacctgcacacgcccatgttgttcttcctgctcaacctggccctcagcgacctgggctccatctgcaccactgtccccaaagccatgcacaattccctctgggacaccagggacatctcctacaaAGGATGTGCTGTACAGCTATTTCTGTTTGTCTTCTTCATTGGAGCAGAGCTTTCCCTCCTGACCGTgatgtgctacgaccgctatgtgtccatctgcaaacccctgcactacgggaccctcctgggcagcagagcttgtgcccacatggcagcagctgcctgggccagcgcctttctcaatgctctgctgcacacggccaatacattttccctgcccctgtgccatggcaatgccctgggccagttcttctgtgaaatcccacagatcctcaagctctcctgctcacactcaAACTTCAGGGAACTTGCGCTTCTTGTTGTTACGGTCTTTTTggtgtttggttgttttgtgttcattgttttctcctatgtgcagatcttcagggccgTGCTGAgaatcccctctgagcagggacggcacaaagccttttccacctgcctccctcacctggctgtgctctccctgttcctcagcactggTATATTTTCCTACTTAaagcccccctccatgtcctccccatccctggatctgaccctgtcagttctgtactcggtaGTGACTCCAGCCttgaaccccctcatctacagcctgaggaaccaggagctcaaggctgccgTGTGGAGACTAATGGTTGGATGCATTCAGAAAGACTAA